GCTGGAGGCATAGGCGACCATGCCGAAGCGGGAAACAATGCCGTAGGTGGGTTTGATGCCGGTAATGCCGCAGTGCGAGGCGGGCTGGCGGATGGAGCCGCCGGTGTCGGAACCGAGCGCGGCGGGCGCCAAGCGGGCGGCGACCACGGCAGCGGAACCGCCGGACGAGCCGCCGGGCACGTTTGCCAAATTCCACGGGTTTTTGGTGGCGCCGTAAAACGAGGTTTCGTTGGTGGAGCCCATGGCGAATTCGTCCATATTGGTGCGGCCGAGCGTTACCATGCCGGCATCGAGCAGGTTTTGCACCACGGTGGCGGTGTACGGCGACACAAAGTTATCGAGCATTTTGCTGGAACAGGCGCTGCGCCAGCCGGTTTGGCAGAAAATGTCTTTATAGGCAACCGGCACGCCGGTCAGCGCGGTGGCGTTACCGGCGGCAATGCGCGCATCGGCGGCTTTCGCTTCGGCCAAGGTTTTTTCTTTGTCTAAGGTGATGTAGCCGTTGATGGCGGGGTTTTTGGCATCGATGGCGGCCAGATATTCCTGCGCCAGCTCAACGGCGGAGATTTTTTTGGCTTGCAGCAGTTCGCTGGCTTGTTTGAGGGTGTAGGCGGTCATTTCGCTGTTTCCAAACTTTTTCAGACGGCCTCAACCTTGATACGAAAGGCCGTCTGAAAGATTAAAACTATTTATTCTTCAATTACCTGCGGTACGATATACAAACGGTTGCGCACTTCAGGGGCAACGGCTTGGTATTCGGCGGCGCGGTCGGTTTCGGTTACGGCATCTTCGCGCAGGCGCAAGGCAACTTCGTGCGGGTGCGCCATCGGCTCTATGCCGTCGGTATCTACCGTTTGCATTTTTTCCACTAACGAAAATATGTCATTCAATTCTTTCAGGTTTTGTGCTTTTTCCGCTTCGGTAAGGCTCAGGCGGGAAAGATGGGCGATTTTCTCTACATCGCTCAGGGTGAGTGCCATAAAAAATCCTTAAAATTAATTCTGCAAATACCGAAACTGGGGTATTATTACGCGTTTA
The sequence above is a segment of the Neisseria dentiae genome. Coding sequences within it:
- the gatC gene encoding Asp-tRNA(Asn)/Glu-tRNA(Gln) amidotransferase subunit GatC — encoded protein: MALTLSDVEKIAHLSRLSLTEAEKAQNLKELNDIFSLVEKMQTVDTDGIEPMAHPHEVALRLREDAVTETDRAAEYQAVAPEVRNRLYIVPQVIEE